A single Paenibacillus kribbensis DNA region contains:
- a CDS encoding X2-like carbohydrate binding domain-containing protein: MKKAKNKLGVACLALMIAGASWPGMAAQVHAAPTSDEYSWKSVVTGGGGGFVPGIIFNEKEKDLIYARTDIGGAYRWDAAKESWIPLTDSVGWDDWNKNGVDALATDPVDPNRVYIATGTYTNSWDKENGQIMRSTDRGNTWQTTKLPFKVGGNMPGRSMGERLTIDPNKNNILFFGARSGNGLWRSDDYGVTWSKVTSFPNPGDFVQDPSNEYTSDNIGLAWITFDKKTGSSDKATQTIYVGVADKKESVYRSTDGGKTWSAVAGQPTGYLPHHGVLSSDGNLYITYSDGAGPYDGTKGEVWKLNTASGQWTDISPVASSSSDDYFGYGGLAVDAQKPGTLMVSTLNSWWPDAQIYRSTDSGATWSPIWEFEYYPNRKMRYNQDITAAPWLTFNTIPAPPEVSPKLGWMVGDLEIDPFNSDRMMYGTGATIYGSKNLTNWDKGGKIDISVAAKGIEETAILDLVSPPSGAPLVSGVGDVSGFRHDDLFKAPAKMLDNPTFTSSESIDYSESNPGFMARVGKADYKKDPNAKSIGFSHDGGANWYKANSEPSGTAGGGSIAVAADGNSLLWSTSDKGVFYSKTSGNSWTASTGVPANAKIASDRVNPNKYYAFAAGKVYTSTDGGASFKASAATGLPSQGNADIGAVRGVEGDVWLAGGSEDGGSYGLWHSKDSGVTFTKLDNVEQADFVGFGKAAPNRTNAAVFIVGKIDGVRGFYRSDDSGANWVRINDDEHQYARVTTIIGDPRVYGRAYLGTNGRGILVADRLSGEEAPAQSTITPTAATYGPDGSYADISVKLTLNGNTLDEIQQGSKVLKKDEDYKLDGEKVILSSKYLSTLPKGNTSLTFHFNTGGDAQFVVTVKDNTPSDPGTDPGTDPGADPGTDPGTDPGTEPGTEQGVLKVQAYNGNLMDTTNTINPRIKIFNTGTSRVSLADVTLRYYFTVNGEKALNFFTDWSNYGASNVFASFKKMSDPKTGADTYAEIGFKSTAGYLEPGQSVELQTRISKVDWTNYSQFDDYSFDSASNSMKDSSKITAYLSGSKQWGIEP; encoded by the coding sequence TTGAAAAAGGCAAAAAACAAATTAGGAGTTGCGTGTCTGGCGCTCATGATCGCAGGAGCTTCCTGGCCGGGGATGGCAGCGCAGGTGCATGCGGCACCAACAAGCGATGAGTACAGCTGGAAGAGTGTAGTTACAGGCGGAGGCGGCGGGTTTGTGCCCGGTATTATTTTTAATGAAAAGGAAAAGGATCTGATATATGCCCGTACGGATATCGGAGGGGCTTACCGCTGGGATGCTGCCAAAGAGAGCTGGATTCCGCTGACGGATTCTGTTGGCTGGGATGACTGGAACAAAAATGGGGTAGACGCGCTGGCTACCGACCCTGTCGATCCCAATCGGGTATATATTGCCACAGGTACGTATACCAATTCCTGGGACAAGGAAAATGGGCAAATTATGCGTTCGACCGACCGGGGCAATACGTGGCAGACAACCAAGCTTCCTTTTAAGGTCGGGGGTAATATGCCGGGACGTTCGATGGGTGAACGGCTGACGATTGACCCGAATAAGAACAATATTTTGTTCTTCGGGGCACGCAGCGGCAATGGTTTGTGGAGAAGTGATGATTACGGGGTGACCTGGAGCAAGGTGACCAGCTTCCCGAATCCTGGCGACTTCGTGCAAGACCCTTCAAATGAGTATACCAGTGATAACATTGGCTTGGCCTGGATTACATTTGATAAAAAAACAGGCTCATCCGACAAAGCGACTCAGACGATTTATGTAGGTGTAGCCGATAAGAAGGAAAGTGTGTACCGCAGTACGGATGGCGGGAAGACCTGGTCTGCTGTAGCGGGACAACCAACAGGTTATTTGCCGCATCATGGTGTTTTGTCCTCGGACGGAAATTTGTACATTACGTATAGTGATGGAGCCGGCCCTTATGACGGGACAAAAGGTGAAGTGTGGAAATTGAATACCGCCAGCGGGCAATGGACCGATATAAGTCCTGTCGCCAGCAGCAGTTCGGACGATTATTTTGGATATGGCGGATTGGCAGTGGATGCGCAGAAGCCAGGTACTCTGATGGTGTCTACGCTGAATTCCTGGTGGCCGGATGCACAAATTTATCGCAGCACAGACAGCGGGGCAACCTGGAGCCCCATTTGGGAATTCGAATATTATCCAAATCGCAAGATGAGATACAATCAGGATATTACAGCCGCGCCTTGGCTGACCTTTAATACGATTCCTGCCCCGCCTGAGGTATCTCCGAAGCTTGGTTGGATGGTCGGTGATCTGGAGATTGACCCATTCAATTCAGACCGTATGATGTATGGTACGGGGGCTACAATTTATGGCTCCAAAAATCTGACCAACTGGGATAAAGGCGGAAAGATTGACATTTCGGTGGCAGCCAAGGGTATAGAGGAAACGGCCATTCTGGATCTGGTGAGTCCTCCAAGCGGTGCCCCTTTGGTGAGCGGAGTCGGTGATGTCTCCGGCTTTAGACATGATGACTTGTTCAAGGCTCCAGCTAAAATGCTGGATAACCCGACCTTTACAAGCAGCGAAAGCATAGATTATTCAGAGTCAAATCCCGGCTTTATGGCACGGGTTGGCAAGGCGGATTACAAAAAAGATCCAAATGCCAAATCCATCGGATTCTCCCATGATGGCGGAGCGAACTGGTATAAAGCGAACAGCGAGCCTTCCGGCACTGCAGGAGGAGGCAGCATTGCCGTAGCTGCTGATGGCAACAGCTTGCTCTGGAGCACATCGGACAAAGGAGTATTTTACTCCAAGACATCCGGTAATTCGTGGACAGCGAGCACAGGTGTTCCGGCAAATGCCAAGATCGCCTCTGACCGGGTGAACCCGAACAAATACTACGCATTTGCAGCCGGAAAAGTATATACGAGCACGGATGGAGGGGCTTCCTTCAAGGCATCTGCGGCAACTGGATTGCCATCCCAAGGCAATGCGGATATCGGTGCTGTCCGTGGTGTGGAAGGAGACGTGTGGCTCGCCGGGGGCTCCGAGGATGGAGGGTCTTATGGCTTGTGGCATTCCAAGGATTCCGGCGTCACCTTCACCAAGCTGGATAATGTTGAGCAAGCAGACTTTGTCGGCTTCGGCAAAGCGGCTCCGAACCGTACCAATGCGGCCGTATTCATCGTCGGCAAAATCGATGGTGTACGTGGATTTTACCGATCGGATGATAGCGGCGCGAACTGGGTGCGCATTAATGATGACGAACACCAGTACGCACGGGTGACGACGATTATCGGCGACCCTCGGGTATACGGACGTGCGTATCTGGGAACCAATGGACGTGGAATTCTCGTGGCGGACCGCTTGAGCGGCGAAGAGGCTCCGGCTCAGTCCACGATTACCCCTACGGCTGCAACCTATGGGCCGGACGGCAGTTATGCTGATATTTCTGTCAAGCTTACACTGAATGGCAATACGCTGGATGAAATCCAGCAGGGCAGCAAGGTATTAAAGAAAGATGAGGATTATAAACTAGACGGCGAAAAGGTAATCCTCTCCAGTAAGTATTTGTCCACACTTCCAAAAGGAAACACATCATTGACGTTCCATTTCAATACAGGTGGCGATGCTCAATTTGTCGTTACAGTGAAGGACAACACGCCTAGTGACCCGGGAACAGATCCAGGAACGGACCCAGGTGCTGATCCGGGAACAGATCCAGGAACGGACCCAGGCACTGAGCCTGGAACAGAGCAGGGCGTTCTGAAGGTACAGGCATACAATGGCAATTTGATGGATACAACAAATACAATTAATCCTAGAATTAAAATCTTTAACACAGGCACTTCTCGCGTCTCATTAGCGGATGTGACGCTGCGCTATTACTTTACCGTGAACGGGGAGAAAGCTTTGAATTTCTTCACGGATTGGTCTAACTACGGCGCATCCAATGTATTCGCCAGCTTTAAAAAGATGTCCGATCCAAAAACAGGAGCGGATACTTACGCGGAAATCGGCTTTAAATCTACAGCAGGTTATTTGGAGCCTGGTCAAAGTGTCGAGCTGCAAACTCGGATATCCAAGGTGGATTGGACCAACTACTCACAATTTGATGATTATTCCTTTGACAGTGCATCAAACAGCATGAAGGATTCAAGCAAAATAACTGCTTATTTATCTGGCAGCAAACAGTGGGGAATTGAACCGTAA
- a CDS encoding SRPBCC family protein — protein MKLTLSHQPAAKAEMLIRKPVKEVFEAFIDPAVTTKFWFTKSSGSLKTGECVRWDWEMYGVSANVEVKEVEENKRILIEFGTTVEWIFASRTENETLVTITNTGFKGDGDDIVKQAIVSTEGFTIVLCGLKALLEHNIVLNLVSDKAPDAHVKR, from the coding sequence ATGAAGCTAACCTTAAGTCATCAACCAGCAGCAAAGGCGGAAATGTTGATTAGAAAACCGGTAAAAGAGGTGTTCGAGGCTTTTATCGACCCTGCGGTTACCACAAAATTCTGGTTCACCAAAAGCAGCGGAAGCTTAAAAACGGGAGAATGTGTTCGATGGGATTGGGAGATGTACGGCGTTTCCGCAAACGTAGAGGTAAAGGAAGTGGAGGAAAACAAGCGAATCCTCATCGAATTTGGCACCACAGTCGAATGGATATTTGCTTCCCGGACGGAGAATGAAACGCTCGTTACGATTACCAACACCGGATTTAAAGGCGATGGTGATGACATTGTAAAGCAAGCCATAGTGTCAACGGAGGGCTTTACAATTGTCCTTTGCGGACTGAAGGCGCTTCTGGAGCACAATATTGTTTTGAATCTCGTATCGGATAAAGCGCCGGATGCCCACGTCAAACGCTAA
- a CDS encoding AEC family transporter translates to MFGTILLDVVLPIFVLIGLGCIMQYYFRLDLYTLAKINFYYITPAVVFTGLYNSEISLMLMGEVSLFYALYIAILYVISTTVARSLKYSPGMRGAFTNSVMLDNSGNYGLPINQLVFKGDPLAISVQALIMTFQSFVTFTYGTFVVQSGKANTRKILINFLKMPVPYALALGLLLNVLHSPLPHLLTEPLNYISQSMVAVALLTLGAQIVQYPFRLRRTAVYISMVLRLIAGPIVGFLIVSLLGLKGIPAQALLIASGMPTGVNTSILAEEYKNEPDFAAQTVLLSTIVNVITMTLLIYASRYLV, encoded by the coding sequence ATGTTTGGCACCATACTTTTGGACGTTGTTTTACCTATTTTTGTACTCATTGGCTTGGGATGCATCATGCAATATTATTTCCGACTGGATTTGTACACCTTGGCTAAAATCAATTTTTACTACATCACCCCTGCGGTAGTGTTTACGGGCCTTTATAATTCGGAAATATCCTTGATGCTCATGGGTGAGGTTTCGCTTTTTTACGCCTTATACATAGCTATTCTGTACGTGATCAGCACAACCGTCGCCCGATCTCTGAAATACAGCCCCGGAATGCGTGGAGCATTTACAAACAGTGTTATGCTAGATAATTCAGGAAATTATGGGCTGCCAATCAACCAATTGGTGTTTAAGGGTGATCCACTGGCTATTTCCGTTCAAGCTCTGATCATGACCTTTCAAAGCTTTGTTACGTTTACATACGGTACATTTGTTGTACAAAGTGGCAAGGCCAATACCCGAAAGATTTTAATTAATTTTTTGAAAATGCCTGTCCCCTACGCGCTGGCGCTGGGCTTGCTGCTGAATGTGCTGCATAGTCCATTGCCCCATTTACTAACTGAGCCTTTGAATTATATCAGCCAGTCGATGGTTGCCGTTGCTCTGCTTACTTTGGGGGCGCAAATTGTGCAATATCCCTTCCGTTTGCGCCGTACAGCCGTGTATATCAGTATGGTACTGCGCCTGATCGCAGGTCCCATAGTCGGTTTTCTGATTGTATCGCTGCTTGGTCTCAAAGGAATTCCGGCTCAGGCACTGCTCATTGCATCCGGTATGCCTACTGGCGTGAATACAAGTATTCTGGCGGAAGAATATAAAAATGAACCTGATTTTGCCGCACAAACGGTATTGCTTTCTACGATTGTGAATGTCATAACGATGACCCTGTTGATTTACGCATCCCGGTACCTTGTATGA
- a CDS encoding copper amine oxidase N-terminal domain-containing protein, whose amino-acid sequence MRNTWTALLACILVLGLTAGTAAAKQGRGNGQENRQEAKTSVKDVNEKSREKVSKPHDSDNDQSKNPNDKASGKKGEAAPAAVTYDTYGEFKGHKGHNGYKGLLKAVENTKDKPAGAVIANLLLTKYPDRLTQEQIAELELIRNSGKALTEAADLLAQNGNVTDAVYMQEEAVLADVTDLDSYKKLGEFSKKAGVQSGMKLFVNGKQYDTKPINRNGTTLVPFRTASEALDAKVAWDPKEKAVIVTRNGVTVKLIVNSSNVYINGQSYSIEQPASIVDGTTMVPVRVIVEALGANVKWEPESQSVVIYEQPTTLTPTSTPTSTP is encoded by the coding sequence ATGAGAAACACTTGGACAGCCTTATTAGCGTGTATACTAGTCTTGGGATTGACAGCAGGAACTGCTGCAGCCAAACAGGGGCGCGGAAATGGTCAAGAGAACAGGCAGGAAGCAAAGACGTCTGTTAAAGACGTGAATGAAAAGAGCAGGGAAAAGGTAAGCAAACCTCATGACTCAGACAATGATCAGTCCAAAAATCCTAACGATAAAGCATCTGGAAAAAAGGGTGAAGCTGCACCTGCTGCAGTAACGTATGATACATACGGGGAGTTCAAAGGTCACAAGGGACACAACGGGTACAAGGGGCTGCTTAAAGCGGTAGAAAATACGAAGGATAAGCCGGCAGGAGCGGTTATTGCGAACCTGCTGCTTACGAAATACCCGGACCGATTGACTCAGGAGCAGATTGCTGAACTCGAATTGATCCGGAATTCAGGTAAAGCACTGACTGAGGCAGCTGATCTGCTGGCCCAAAATGGAAATGTAACAGATGCTGTTTACATGCAAGAGGAAGCGGTGCTGGCTGATGTAACTGATCTGGACAGCTACAAAAAGCTAGGTGAGTTCTCGAAGAAAGCTGGAGTGCAGTCAGGTATGAAGCTGTTCGTGAACGGTAAGCAATACGACACCAAACCGATTAATCGCAATGGAACCACACTGGTTCCGTTTAGAACAGCTTCCGAAGCCTTGGATGCGAAGGTTGCCTGGGATCCGAAAGAAAAGGCTGTTATTGTCACTCGTAACGGCGTAACTGTCAAATTAATTGTTAACAGCTCCAACGTATATATTAACGGTCAGTCGTATTCTATCGAGCAGCCGGCATCCATAGTGGACGGGACGACAATGGTCCCTGTAAGGGTAATCGTAGAGGCCTTGGGAGCCAATGTTAAATGGGAGCCTGAGAGCCAGTCCGTTGTCATATACGAGCAGCCAACAACATTAACGCCTACATCAACACCTACATCAACACCCTAA
- a CDS encoding SDR family oxidoreductase: MDLGLTGKAAFVAGSSKGLGKASARELAREGANVVISGRNEAELQRTQAELQATASGRVEYVVCDVTKPEHISKAIRRTVDLYGTIDILVNNAGGPPAGTFDDFTDEVWLQAFEQNLLSHIRLIREALPYMKKQQSGRILNIASSSVKQPIPGLIISNTLRTGVAGLAKTLSMELAPYNILVHTVAPGRIATDRVRSLDEHRAEKTSQTADQVRRQAEEGIPLGRYGEPEEFGKVVAFLASTASSYLTGSTILVDGGMIKSL; this comes from the coding sequence ATGGATTTGGGATTAACGGGAAAGGCTGCCTTTGTTGCGGGTTCCAGTAAAGGGCTTGGCAAGGCAAGCGCACGGGAACTGGCGCGTGAAGGAGCGAATGTCGTGATTTCAGGACGGAACGAAGCCGAGCTTCAGCGGACACAGGCCGAATTACAGGCAACAGCGAGTGGACGGGTTGAATATGTAGTTTGTGATGTAACGAAACCAGAGCATATTTCCAAGGCCATCCGCCGCACAGTGGATTTGTATGGTACCATCGATATTTTGGTTAACAATGCGGGTGGGCCTCCTGCGGGAACATTTGATGACTTTACGGATGAAGTTTGGCTGCAGGCCTTTGAGCAAAATTTACTTAGTCATATCCGGTTGATTCGCGAGGCTCTGCCATATATGAAAAAACAGCAAAGCGGCAGGATTTTAAATATTGCCTCTTCTTCGGTGAAGCAGCCGATTCCTGGCCTGATTATCTCGAATACGCTGCGTACTGGGGTCGCTGGACTGGCAAAAACATTGTCTATGGAATTAGCTCCTTACAATATTCTGGTACATACTGTAGCACCTGGGAGAATTGCAACAGATCGTGTTCGCAGCCTGGACGAGCATCGGGCAGAGAAAACTTCCCAGACGGCAGATCAGGTTCGCAGGCAAGCAGAAGAGGGCATTCCGTTGGGACGATATGGGGAGCCTGAGGAGTTTGGTAAAGTCGTTGCTTTTCTGGCGTCGACAGCTTCATCCTATTTGACAGGCAGTACCATTCTTGTTGATGGCGGAATGATTAAATCGTTATAA
- a CDS encoding DsbA family oxidoreductase, whose amino-acid sequence MNIEVWSDFMCPFCYIGKRRLEQVLQQFPHRDEVKLTFKSFELNPDAVKDSGKTINEELSAKYGVSLQEAQAMNDRMNENARSAGLEYNIHAMVPTNSLDAHRLTHWAQTQGKMLELSERLFQAVFIEGKHTGDHEVLAALAAEVGLDQKEAAAILASDRFTDEVRADEAEGAELGVRGVPFFVFDRKFAVSGAQPEEVFHDALQKAWSERSPFTMVSADSSEHDAGGVCTDDGCEIPRQK is encoded by the coding sequence ATGAATATTGAAGTTTGGTCAGATTTTATGTGCCCGTTCTGTTATATCGGCAAACGCCGTTTGGAACAAGTGCTGCAGCAATTCCCACACCGCGATGAGGTAAAATTAACATTTAAGAGCTTTGAACTGAACCCGGATGCTGTAAAAGATAGCGGCAAAACGATTAATGAAGAGCTGTCAGCTAAATATGGCGTCAGTCTGCAAGAAGCACAAGCGATGAATGACCGTATGAACGAAAATGCACGCTCTGCAGGTTTGGAATACAATATTCACGCGATGGTGCCGACCAACTCTCTTGATGCTCACCGTTTGACACATTGGGCTCAAACACAGGGCAAAATGCTGGAGCTGAGCGAGCGTTTATTCCAGGCTGTCTTTATAGAAGGCAAGCATACCGGCGACCATGAAGTGCTGGCGGCATTGGCTGCCGAGGTAGGTTTGGATCAGAAAGAAGCTGCTGCTATATTGGCCAGTGACCGCTTTACGGATGAAGTTCGTGCCGATGAAGCCGAAGGCGCTGAGTTGGGCGTTCGCGGTGTGCCGTTCTTTGTGTTTGATCGGAAATTTGCGGTTTCGGGCGCTCAGCCGGAGGAAGTGTTCCATGATGCTCTGCAAAAAGCATGGAGCGAACGTTCTCCATTTACGATGGTAAGCGCAGACTCCTCCGAACATGATGCAGGCGGTGTTTGTACTGACGACGGTTGTGAAATTCCTCGCCAGAAATAA
- a CDS encoding LacI family DNA-binding transcriptional regulator, producing MTTIKQVASFAGVSVATVSRVINETGYVHEDTRRKVEAAVKQLNYKPNEVARSLYKKKSRLIGLLLPDITNPYFPLLARGVEDRMQENDFRIIFGNSDEDRQKELDYMDTFTQNNVVGVISSTNDPDADCYAKLKIPVVFLDRTSSDSLSVFADGAHGGRLAAQEMVARGSKQITVLQGPAHIRPAQDRFRGAVEELQQLNITYHVVETTSFSFKDAESWAKELFSKHPDTDGVIASNDIVATAVMHEAHRLGKKIPDDVQIIGFDDIPLSSLLFPPLSTIRQPAYEMGWEAAGLLIQLIEQSQATKSSMRQPHSSISYSSIQLPVKFIERATTRKVDFHG from the coding sequence ATGACAACAATTAAACAGGTCGCCAGCTTTGCAGGTGTTTCTGTAGCGACCGTATCCAGAGTTATTAATGAAACAGGCTATGTGCATGAGGACACACGCCGGAAGGTTGAGGCGGCTGTTAAGCAGCTGAATTACAAGCCTAACGAGGTCGCTCGTTCTTTGTATAAAAAGAAATCCAGATTAATTGGTCTGCTTTTGCCAGACATTACGAATCCTTACTTTCCCTTGCTGGCTCGCGGGGTGGAGGATCGAATGCAGGAAAATGATTTTCGAATTATTTTTGGCAACAGCGATGAAGATCGCCAAAAAGAACTGGATTACATGGACACGTTTACGCAAAATAATGTTGTTGGAGTCATTTCATCTACCAATGATCCAGACGCCGACTGCTATGCCAAGCTGAAAATTCCTGTCGTTTTTCTTGACCGGACTTCCAGTGACAGCCTTTCCGTATTTGCAGATGGGGCCCATGGTGGTCGATTGGCGGCTCAGGAAATGGTTGCCCGTGGCAGCAAACAAATTACAGTCTTGCAGGGTCCCGCACATATTCGTCCGGCGCAGGATCGTTTTCGTGGAGCGGTTGAAGAACTTCAGCAATTGAACATTACTTATCATGTCGTCGAAACAACGTCCTTTTCGTTCAAGGATGCGGAATCGTGGGCCAAAGAGCTGTTTAGCAAGCATCCGGATACGGACGGGGTTATCGCCAGTAACGATATTGTGGCTACAGCGGTGATGCATGAGGCACATCGATTAGGGAAAAAAATCCCGGATGATGTTCAAATTATCGGGTTTGATGATATACCATTAAGCAGCTTGCTGTTCCCGCCTTTGTCAACGATTCGCCAGCCTGCTTATGAAATGGGCTGGGAAGCGGCAGGTTTGCTGATTCAACTGATTGAGCAATCGCAAGCAACGAAGTCAAGCATGCGCCAACCTCATTCAAGCATATCCTATTCAAGCATTCAGTTGCCCGTCAAATTCATCGAACGGGCAACGACGAGAAAGGTGGATTTTCATGGCTAA
- the rbsK gene encoding ribokinase → MAKILIIGSSTMDLVVTSSKRPGAGETVLGESFTTVPGGKGANQAVAAARLGADVTMIGRVGDDQFGQQILRNFEENHVHIGYVKPVTHMESGTAHIILAEGDNSIIMVKAANNEVTPAYVEEALDVIRSSDMVLVQQEIPAETVVYVSEMCAKYQIPFLFNPAPAREVEASVIENATYITPNEHEAAIMFKDLSLQEALRKYPNKLFVTEGSNGVRFFDGEQEVVVPTYKVEAVDTTGAGDTFNAAFAVALAEGKSLADSVKFANRAASLSVTKFGAQGGMPTRREVEEQL, encoded by the coding sequence ATGGCTAAAATTTTGATTATTGGAAGCAGTACAATGGATCTTGTAGTCACTTCATCGAAGCGCCCTGGTGCAGGAGAAACTGTACTCGGCGAAAGCTTTACAACCGTGCCTGGGGGCAAAGGCGCTAATCAGGCAGTAGCTGCAGCCCGTCTCGGAGCGGACGTAACGATGATTGGACGTGTAGGAGATGACCAATTCGGACAACAGATTTTACGGAATTTCGAAGAAAATCATGTCCATATCGGCTATGTGAAACCGGTTACACATATGGAGAGCGGCACTGCACATATTATACTGGCTGAGGGCGATAACAGTATTATTATGGTCAAGGCAGCCAATAACGAAGTGACACCCGCCTATGTGGAAGAAGCACTTGATGTCATCCGAAGCTCGGATATGGTGCTGGTACAACAGGAAATACCGGCGGAAACGGTCGTTTATGTAAGCGAAATGTGCGCAAAGTACCAAATACCGTTCTTGTTCAATCCTGCTCCGGCACGTGAAGTAGAGGCCAGCGTGATTGAGAATGCGACATACATTACGCCAAATGAGCATGAAGCTGCCATCATGTTCAAGGACTTGAGCCTTCAAGAGGCCCTGCGCAAATATCCGAACAAGCTGTTTGTTACGGAGGGCAGCAATGGAGTACGGTTTTTCGACGGAGAACAGGAAGTAGTGGTTCCTACTTATAAAGTAGAGGCTGTTGATACCACCGGTGCAGGTGATACATTCAACGCTGCATTTGCGGTGGCACTGGCTGAAGGAAAATCGCTGGCTGACAGTGTGAAATTCGCTAATCGTGCTGCTTCATTGTCCGTTACCAAATTTGGAGCCCAGGGTGGTATGCCGACCCGACGTGAAGTGGAGGAGCAATTATAA
- the rbsD gene encoding D-ribose pyranase: MKKHGILNSHISKILSDLGHTDYIVVADAGLPVPEGVPKIDLALKLGVPSFQDVVDVIAADMVIEKVTLAEEIKHENERALQQITRTFSGEQSENLQLAAQPAVIEFCSHEQFKELTRHAKAIIRTGEAKPYANCILQAGVNFG; the protein is encoded by the coding sequence ATGAAAAAACATGGAATCCTGAACAGTCATATATCCAAAATTTTGTCGGATCTCGGCCACACGGACTATATTGTCGTGGCCGATGCCGGTCTGCCTGTTCCTGAAGGCGTTCCCAAAATTGATTTGGCCCTTAAGCTGGGTGTTCCCTCTTTTCAGGACGTCGTAGATGTCATCGCTGCGGATATGGTAATCGAAAAGGTGACGTTGGCTGAAGAAATCAAACATGAAAATGAACGGGCATTACAGCAGATTACCCGTACGTTTTCAGGGGAGCAATCAGAAAATCTGCAGCTTGCGGCACAACCTGCAGTCATTGAATTTTGCTCGCATGAACAATTCAAGGAGCTGACCCGGCATGCCAAGGCGATCATTCGCACAGGTGAAGCCAAGCCGTATGCTAATTGTATTTTACAGGCAGGGGTTAACTTTGGATAA